A section of the Elizabethkingia anophelis R26 genome encodes:
- a CDS encoding OsmC family protein: MKIELNRIDDNYLFELTNQRGHKIILDNTSEDDPQGVSPMESVLMALAGCSSIDMVSILKKQRQEITSFSADVEGERVQVEDAKPFRNIHVIFKLEGEIDGKKANRAAELSFEKYCSVSKSLDPQIKVTWEVLVNGTSTK, from the coding sequence ATGAAAATAGAACTGAACAGAATTGATGATAATTATCTGTTTGAATTAACCAATCAGAGAGGGCATAAAATTATTTTAGATAATACGTCTGAAGACGATCCGCAGGGAGTTAGTCCAATGGAGTCGGTGCTAATGGCATTGGCAGGATGCAGTAGTATAGATATGGTTTCTATTCTGAAGAAACAAAGACAGGAAATCACCTCTTTTTCAGCAGATGTAGAGGGAGAACGTGTACAGGTAGAGGATGCTAAACCTTTCCGTAACATTCATGTAATATTCAAACTGGAAGGAGAGATTGACGGTAAAAAAGCAAACAGAGCTGCCGAACTTTCTTTTGAAAAATATTGCTCGGTTTCTAAATCACTTGATCCACAGATTAAAGTTACATGGGAAGTTTTGGTAAACGGAACTTCAACAAAATAG
- a CDS encoding MGH1-like glycoside hydrolase domain-containing protein, with translation MTQEYNRLKNPDWKIWGPYVSNRQWGTVREDYSANGDAWNYTGHDSAEALTFRWGEEGIAGISDQDQTLCFALGFWNHRDKMIKERFFGLSNSQGNHGEDIKELFYYLESSPTHSYMKMLYKYPQNAFPYEDLITTNRNRGKAEPEYEIIDTGIFDNNEYFDITIEYAKADIHDILVKITVDNKGPKEAPLSIFPTLWFRNTWCWGYDNYKPELSVDFNGIKVDHQEILIKKLFTEIPCESMFCNNESNTERLYQWNDSEPFAKDGINQYILTNNAATINPEKKGTKAALKIETSLLPGEKKSWRFRLGTEQENPFADFDQIFRDRVTENEDYYNQLQKDVTDEDKRRVQRQAFAGLMWNKQFYHYNVSKWLKGDPNEIHPPESRYYIRNEDWQTLNNKDIISMPDKWEYPWYATWDLAFHCVGLSLVDSYFAKDQLLLLTREWYMHPNGQLPAYEWNFSDVNPPVHAWATFRVFKIDEKKHGKPDLYFLESVFQKLLLNFTWWVNRKDMNGNNIFGGGFLGLDNIGAFDRNTVFPNGEHLEQADGTSWMAMFSLNMLRISLELALYNPVYEDMATKFFEHFLYIAEAMNSLGDDKQGLWNEEDGFFYDVLQLSDGTSFDLRLRSIVGLIPMFAVEVIEHHYLEKLPNFAKRMDWVLSHKPELAALVSHFDVEGQGRKHLLSILRGHRLKKILERMVDPEEFLSDYGIRALSKVYEKEPFQLHAGGNDYTVKYLPAESDSDMFGGNSNWRGPIWFPINFLIIESLQRFHFYFGDDYKIEYPKGSHEMHHLNEIAEDVSKRLCKIFLRDENGRRAFNGDYEKLQNDPEFRDYILFYEYFHGDTGRGVGASHQTGWTALVAKLLQPRA, from the coding sequence ATGACACAAGAATATAACCGATTAAAAAATCCTGACTGGAAAATATGGGGACCCTATGTAAGTAACAGACAATGGGGAACAGTACGGGAAGATTATAGTGCAAATGGTGATGCCTGGAACTACACGGGACATGACTCAGCTGAAGCATTAACATTCCGCTGGGGAGAAGAAGGAATTGCAGGAATAAGTGATCAGGATCAGACTTTATGTTTTGCCTTAGGCTTCTGGAATCACCGGGATAAAATGATAAAAGAACGTTTCTTTGGACTAAGTAACAGCCAGGGAAATCATGGTGAAGATATAAAAGAACTTTTCTATTATCTGGAAAGCAGTCCTACGCACAGTTATATGAAAATGCTTTACAAGTATCCGCAGAATGCTTTTCCTTACGAGGATCTTATTACAACTAACAGAAACAGGGGAAAAGCAGAACCGGAATACGAGATTATAGATACAGGTATTTTTGATAACAATGAATATTTTGACATTACAATAGAGTATGCTAAGGCCGATATTCATGATATTTTGGTTAAAATTACCGTTGATAATAAAGGACCTAAAGAAGCTCCACTAAGTATTTTCCCGACATTATGGTTTCGAAATACCTGGTGCTGGGGCTACGACAATTACAAACCTGAACTTTCGGTAGATTTTAACGGAATTAAAGTTGATCATCAGGAAATACTGATTAAAAAGTTATTTACCGAAATACCTTGCGAAAGCATGTTTTGTAATAATGAAAGTAATACAGAAAGACTTTATCAATGGAATGATTCTGAACCTTTTGCCAAAGACGGAATCAACCAGTATATTCTGACAAACAATGCAGCAACTATTAACCCTGAGAAGAAAGGAACAAAGGCAGCTTTAAAGATTGAAACTTCTTTGCTTCCGGGTGAAAAGAAATCCTGGCGTTTCCGGTTAGGTACCGAACAGGAAAATCCTTTCGCAGATTTTGATCAGATATTCAGAGACAGGGTAACAGAAAATGAAGACTATTATAACCAGCTTCAGAAAGATGTAACAGACGAGGATAAACGCAGAGTTCAGCGGCAAGCCTTTGCCGGGTTAATGTGGAACAAGCAGTTCTATCATTACAATGTTTCCAAATGGCTAAAAGGTGATCCTAATGAAATCCATCCACCGGAATCCCGCTACTATATCCGGAATGAAGACTGGCAAACTCTAAATAATAAAGATATTATTTCCATGCCCGATAAATGGGAGTACCCCTGGTATGCAACCTGGGATCTGGCTTTTCATTGTGTAGGACTAAGTCTGGTAGATTCTTATTTTGCGAAAGACCAGCTTCTCCTGCTTACCCGCGAATGGTACATGCACCCCAACGGACAGCTGCCGGCATATGAATGGAATTTCAGTGATGTAAATCCGCCGGTACACGCATGGGCAACTTTCAGGGTGTTTAAAATTGATGAAAAGAAACATGGTAAACCTGATCTGTACTTTCTGGAATCTGTATTCCAGAAATTGCTATTGAACTTCACCTGGTGGGTAAACCGTAAGGATATGAACGGAAATAACATTTTCGGAGGAGGTTTCCTTGGTCTGGATAATATTGGTGCTTTCGACCGGAATACGGTATTTCCCAACGGGGAACACCTGGAGCAAGCTGACGGTACGAGCTGGATGGCTATGTTTTCTTTGAACATGCTACGCATTTCATTGGAACTAGCCCTGTACAATCCTGTATATGAAGACATGGCTACAAAGTTCTTTGAGCACTTCCTGTATATCGCGGAAGCAATGAACAGTCTTGGGGACGATAAACAGGGATTATGGAATGAAGAGGATGGTTTCTTCTATGATGTTTTACAACTTTCCGACGGAACAAGTTTCGATCTTCGTTTGCGTAGTATTGTAGGACTTATCCCCATGTTTGCAGTAGAAGTAATTGAACACCATTACCTCGAAAAGCTTCCTAATTTTGCCAAAAGAATGGATTGGGTTTTATCTCATAAACCTGAACTAGCAGCATTGGTTTCTCACTTCGATGTTGAAGGTCAGGGACGCAAGCATTTGCTGAGTATCTTGCGTGGACATCGTCTTAAAAAGATTCTGGAAAGAATGGTTGACCCTGAAGAATTTCTGAGTGATTACGGAATCCGGGCTCTATCTAAAGTTTATGAAAAAGAACCATTTCAGCTGCATGCGGGTGGAAATGATTATACTGTAAAATATTTACCCGCTGAGAGCGATAGCGATATGTTTGGTGGTAACAGCAACTGGCGAGGCCCAATTTGGTTTCCAATAAACTTTCTTATTATAGAAAGTCTGCAGCGTTTTCATTTTTATTTTGGAGATGATTATAAAATCGAATACCCTAAAGGGAGTCATGAAATGCATCATCTGAATGAAATTGCAGAGGATGTGAGTAAGAGACTATGCAAGATTTTCCTTCGTGACGAAAACGGAAGAAGAGCTTTCAATGGTGACTATGAGAAATTACAGAACGATCCTGAATTCAGAGATTATATTCTTTTTTATGAATATTTCCATGGTGATACAGGTCGTGGTGTAGGTGCTTCGCACCAGACCGGGTGGACTGCATTAGTTGCCAAATTATTACAGCCAAGAGCTTAA
- a CDS encoding MutS-related protein, whose product MKEIKYSIEQEQTNIKSSEKIKNLISVFRVLTFLASVFSVIKYFQDKEILYLFLTCLSFILFVVLLFISSHYQQKINYSRRVIEVCNRIIEEFSTNTQIEGSDINNYHSYNKDLDIFGQRSLFTKIDKTSTCLGADALRDYLSNPLTQCKEIEQRQEAVKELSQKPEWNIRFLANAKSLELQDKSLLTNKLSVDFPWKLVSTILIVIPVINILLLTLAILKDFSPVFLGVFLAFSIISLLVVNSKYSKQLKKAYSVVNLRSEQYSRFSKIFQLIEREVFNTELNKNLQAKLTHPMASSCIDKLSTIKRNLDNGHTPLFGSITNLLFLWNLRYTVELAKLMNLLNEHIDNWFEAFAEYEALISLGIFAYKNPQYNYPVCREDIDSLQCKDIVHPLLDSGKAIGNDFTIGNTKNICIVTGANMTGKSTFLRTIGVNLVLAMNGCPVGAEEFAFRPMHIFTSMRTSDSLSDGSSYFNAEIKRLKSLVETLEEKIPLYIILDEILKGTNSTDKLEGSRLFLRRIMDINTDFSCIIATHDLPLTDMAETYPENVSNLCFELDEKNGELISDYKLKPGVTQTMNALRLMKAYKIID is encoded by the coding sequence ATGAAAGAAATAAAGTACTCTATCGAGCAGGAGCAGACTAATATAAAGTCCTCAGAAAAGATCAAAAATTTAATTAGCGTATTTAGGGTTCTGACATTTCTTGCCTCTGTTTTTTCGGTGATTAAATATTTTCAGGATAAGGAGATTTTGTATCTGTTTTTAACGTGTCTCTCATTTATACTTTTTGTAGTATTACTGTTTATATCATCTCACTATCAACAAAAAATAAATTATAGTAGACGGGTTATTGAGGTTTGTAATCGGATTATTGAAGAGTTTTCAACTAATACCCAAATTGAAGGATCCGATATAAACAATTACCACTCCTATAATAAAGATTTGGATATTTTTGGTCAACGTTCCTTGTTTACTAAAATAGATAAGACATCAACTTGTCTGGGAGCAGATGCACTAAGAGATTACCTGTCCAATCCACTTACGCAATGCAAAGAAATTGAGCAAAGGCAGGAAGCTGTTAAAGAATTGTCTCAGAAACCGGAATGGAATATACGCTTTCTGGCAAATGCAAAGTCGCTTGAATTACAAGATAAAAGTCTGTTGACAAATAAACTGTCTGTAGACTTTCCATGGAAGCTCGTTAGTACAATACTGATTGTGATTCCGGTAATTAATATTTTATTACTGACATTGGCTATTCTGAAAGATTTTTCACCTGTTTTTCTGGGGGTATTTTTGGCCTTTTCTATTATTAGCTTGCTTGTTGTTAATAGTAAATACAGTAAACAACTTAAAAAAGCTTATAGTGTTGTCAATCTAAGATCTGAACAATATAGCAGATTCTCAAAAATTTTTCAGTTAATAGAGAGAGAAGTTTTCAATACAGAATTAAATAAAAATCTTCAGGCAAAGCTTACTCATCCGATGGCTTCTTCATGTATTGACAAATTATCCACTATAAAAAGAAATCTGGATAACGGACATACACCATTGTTTGGATCAATTACCAATCTTTTATTTCTATGGAATCTGAGATATACAGTAGAGCTGGCAAAATTAATGAATCTGCTTAATGAGCATATTGATAACTGGTTTGAGGCATTTGCAGAGTATGAAGCATTAATATCTTTGGGCATTTTTGCTTATAAAAATCCTCAATACAATTATCCGGTTTGTAGAGAAGATATAGATTCATTACAATGTAAAGATATAGTTCACCCGTTATTGGACTCCGGAAAAGCAATCGGTAATGACTTTACAATTGGAAATACTAAGAATATCTGTATTGTTACAGGGGCTAATATGACAGGTAAAAGCACTTTTCTCAGAACTATAGGTGTAAATCTTGTGCTGGCAATGAATGGTTGTCCTGTCGGAGCAGAAGAGTTTGCTTTCAGACCAATGCATATATTTACAAGCATGAGAACAAGCGACTCCTTATCAGATGGAAGTTCTTATTTTAATGCTGAGATAAAAAGATTAAAAAGCTTAGTGGAAACACTGGAAGAAAAGATTCCACTTTACATTATTCTCGATGAAATTCTGAAGGGGACAAATTCTACAGATAAATTGGAGGGCTCCCGTTTGTTCCTGAGAAGGATAATGGATATTAATACAGACTTCAGTTGTATTATTGCTACGCATGATTTGCCACTCACAGATATGGCTGAAACTTATCCTGAAAATGTTTCCAATCTTTGTTTTGAATTGGATGAAAAAAATGGTGAGCTTATATCTGACTACAAACTAAAACCAGGCGTTACCCAAACCATGAATGCATTAAGGTTAATGAAGGCCTATAAAATAATAGATTAG
- a CDS encoding glucose 1-dehydrogenase — protein sequence MEQKLQNQIAIITGASSGIGSGIAKCIAASGATVIINHSSQSSKPSAETILKEITDDGGSGITYQCDVSKEEEVIKMFQDVIVQYGTVDILINNAGVQKDAKFTDMTLQQWQQVIDINLTGQFLCAREAIREFLRRDIDPAKSVARGKIIHISSVHEIIPWAGHANYAASKGAIRMLMQTLAQEYGADKIRVNSICPGAIQTPINTNAWNTPEAYNSLMNLIPYNRIGKPEDIGKLAVFLASDDSDYVTGASIFIDGGMTTFESFSTGG from the coding sequence ATGGAACAAAAGCTCCAAAATCAAATTGCGATTATTACAGGTGCCAGCAGTGGTATTGGTAGTGGCATCGCAAAATGTATTGCAGCCTCGGGTGCTACAGTCATTATCAATCATTCTTCCCAATCATCTAAGCCCTCTGCTGAAACAATTTTAAAAGAAATTACTGATGATGGTGGCTCCGGAATAACTTATCAGTGCGATGTAAGTAAGGAAGAAGAAGTTATAAAAATGTTTCAGGATGTTATTGTGCAATACGGTACCGTGGATATCCTGATCAACAATGCCGGGGTACAGAAAGACGCAAAGTTTACTGATATGACTCTGCAGCAATGGCAACAAGTTATAGATATTAATCTTACCGGACAGTTTCTTTGTGCCCGTGAAGCCATCAGAGAATTTTTAAGAAGAGACATAGACCCTGCAAAATCCGTAGCAAGAGGAAAAATAATCCATATCAGCAGCGTTCACGAAATTATTCCCTGGGCCGGACATGCCAACTATGCCGCCAGTAAGGGTGCTATAAGAATGCTGATGCAAACTCTGGCTCAGGAATATGGAGCTGACAAAATAAGGGTAAACAGCATATGTCCCGGAGCGATTCAAACTCCTATTAACACTAATGCGTGGAATACTCCGGAAGCATACAATTCACTGATGAACCTGATACCGTATAACAGAATAGGGAAACCAGAAGATATTGGGAAACTGGCAGTTTTTCTAGCCAGTGATGACTCCGATTATGTCACAGGTGCCAGTATTTTTATAGACGGAGGTATGACTACGTTTGAAAGCTTTTCAACCGGTGGGTAA
- a CDS encoding alpha/beta fold hydrolase — MKDYLKTINIKNFTTQSGKVYDIPLTYEVFGQDLYTAPVVLVNHALTGNSAVTGELGWWKEAIGEGKPVDTNTYTILAFNIPGNGYDGFLIDNPKDFVTKDIARLFLQGLEVLNINELYAIIGGSLGGGIGWEMLGLKNNLAQNFIPVATDWKTSDWLYAQCLVQDFLLTQSDKPLQKARIHAMLCYRTPQSLNERFGNKIHEDKELRKSEDWLNFHGERLNERFTLSAYSMMNQLLSTIETVKVNNKSFEQLAAIKANIFIVSVDSDLFFPASEDYHTYTELSKIKNNIKHFIINSVHGHDAFLMEYEQLNNILHNIFKK; from the coding sequence TTGAAAGATTATCTTAAAACCATTAATATTAAAAACTTTACCACCCAATCGGGGAAGGTATACGATATTCCGTTAACCTATGAGGTTTTCGGACAAGACTTGTATACAGCTCCTGTTGTGTTGGTTAATCATGCACTGACAGGAAATTCTGCAGTAACCGGAGAATTAGGCTGGTGGAAAGAAGCCATTGGTGAAGGAAAACCTGTAGATACCAATACTTATACAATTCTGGCATTTAATATTCCGGGTAACGGATATGATGGTTTTCTAATAGACAATCCTAAAGATTTTGTAACTAAAGATATTGCACGATTATTCCTGCAAGGGTTGGAAGTGTTGAATATTAATGAACTCTATGCTATTATAGGAGGCTCACTAGGAGGCGGAATAGGTTGGGAAATGTTGGGGCTGAAAAATAATCTGGCTCAGAATTTCATTCCTGTAGCAACAGACTGGAAAACCTCAGACTGGTTATATGCACAATGTCTGGTTCAGGATTTTTTACTTACACAATCCGATAAGCCTTTACAAAAAGCACGTATTCATGCGATGCTTTGCTACAGAACACCGCAATCTTTAAATGAAAGATTTGGTAATAAAATCCATGAAGATAAGGAACTTAGAAAGTCTGAAGACTGGCTTAACTTTCATGGAGAGAGGCTGAATGAAAGATTTACATTGTCCGCTTATAGTATGATGAATCAACTTCTTTCGACTATTGAAACCGTTAAAGTAAACAATAAGTCTTTCGAACAATTAGCGGCTATAAAAGCAAATATATTTATCGTTTCAGTAGACAGTGATCTATTCTTTCCAGCATCGGAAGATTACCACACATATACTGAGCTGAGTAAAATAAAAAATAACATAAAGCATTTCATCATAAACTCTGTTCATGGGCACGATGCTTTTTTGATGGAATACGAACAATTGAATAACATCTTACACAATATATTTAAGAAGTAA
- a CDS encoding tetratricopeptide repeat protein, which translates to MNKVVLSVILLLMSCLYFGQSDKDVNQQLVYTLLYGNEKAKAKEIIESEFLKSDNDSRKVIGYVYLADYYALLKDVVKRTEALEKAQDIASKTKNAIDKAYVDQGYAKYYQKLDKDELFVKSVNESIITFSKYPDENFMLATLYFLKYNYSTKKMLNKYGEEDYTKANQYALKSKNNLLINSTYNNLGYYYRKRYELSNEKKFLAAAQESYQKSHQYALLIKEPAAQKRSLIAYYLNYGVMVNTIKPVDYNKCLELYNKVLILNKDDDNFEQFTAFAYNNIGYVYEAVDKNELAKEYYLKAYALSKDDKEIFLSDKMEILENLSRLHEKIGQPEKALVYERDAKNLIKNYSEEQSHNTAKTLDVFYQAQQKNQQIQQLEEKNKMFNKRKFLYLGIILLSIATIFFLIYMLRYKQNLLIAERNESELLLQLEHEEKARMKAEQELWAIQQEQLQRQALATSLQLNQKNTFINELKEKAKDIKDFNLDRILKEEQSSDTNFSAVQNIVQEVHPNFFKRLNEVSKSKLTNQDLRYAAYIYLNMDNLQIANVLKADPKTVRMTKYRLKQKIGLGKEEDLQAFIQNLQL; encoded by the coding sequence ATGAATAAAGTTGTATTATCTGTCATTTTATTATTAATGTCCTGCTTGTATTTCGGCCAAAGTGATAAGGATGTTAATCAACAACTTGTTTATACCCTTTTATATGGTAACGAAAAAGCCAAGGCAAAAGAGATTATAGAATCAGAGTTCTTGAAATCGGATAATGACTCCAGAAAAGTTATCGGCTACGTCTATTTGGCGGATTATTATGCTTTACTAAAAGATGTAGTAAAAAGAACAGAGGCTTTGGAGAAAGCTCAAGATATAGCTTCAAAAACCAAGAATGCTATAGACAAAGCTTATGTTGATCAGGGCTATGCTAAATATTATCAGAAGCTGGATAAGGACGAATTATTTGTGAAATCAGTTAATGAAAGTATCATTACTTTTAGCAAATATCCCGATGAGAATTTCATGCTTGCCACATTGTATTTTCTTAAATATAATTATTCCACCAAAAAGATGCTCAATAAATATGGAGAAGAAGACTATACCAAAGCAAACCAATATGCATTAAAATCTAAAAATAATTTATTAATCAACTCTACCTACAATAATCTTGGATATTATTACAGGAAGAGATATGAGTTATCAAACGAAAAGAAATTTCTTGCCGCTGCGCAGGAAAGTTATCAGAAATCCCATCAATATGCTTTACTGATAAAAGAGCCGGCTGCTCAGAAAAGATCATTAATTGCTTATTATCTGAATTATGGTGTAATGGTTAATACGATAAAGCCTGTAGATTATAATAAATGCTTGGAATTGTATAATAAAGTATTGATCCTGAATAAAGATGATGACAATTTTGAACAGTTTACAGCATTTGCATATAACAATATTGGCTATGTATACGAGGCTGTGGATAAGAATGAGTTGGCTAAAGAATATTATTTAAAAGCTTATGCTCTGTCGAAAGATGATAAAGAAATATTCCTGAGTGATAAAATGGAGATTCTTGAAAATCTTTCGCGTTTACATGAAAAGATAGGTCAGCCGGAAAAAGCTCTTGTTTATGAGCGCGATGCCAAAAATCTGATTAAAAACTACAGTGAAGAGCAGTCTCATAATACGGCTAAAACATTGGATGTATTTTATCAGGCCCAGCAGAAGAACCAGCAGATACAGCAACTGGAAGAGAAAAATAAAATGTTTAATAAACGGAAATTTCTTTATCTGGGAATTATTCTCCTCTCTATAGCTACTATATTCTTTCTGATTTATATGCTTCGGTATAAACAAAATCTGCTGATAGCCGAAAGAAACGAATCAGAACTTCTATTGCAACTTGAGCATGAAGAAAAAGCCCGTATGAAAGCAGAGCAGGAATTATGGGCAATACAACAGGAACAGCTGCAGAGACAGGCATTGGCAACATCGCTTCAGCTGAATCAGAAAAATACTTTCATCAATGAGTTGAAGGAAAAGGCTAAAGATATAAAAGACTTTAATCTGGATCGTATCCTGAAGGAAGAACAATCTTCTGATACCAACTTTAGTGCGGTACAAAACATTGTGCAGGAAGTGCATCCTAACTTTTTCAAGCGCCTGAATGAAGTGTCTAAAAGTAAACTGACCAATCAGGATCTTAGGTATGCTGCCTATATTTATCTGAATATGGATAATCTGCAGATTGCTAATGTATTGAAAGCAGATCCCAAAACAGTAAGAATGACTAAATACAGACTAAAACAGAAAATAGGTTTGGGAAAAGAAGAAGATCTGCAGGCCTTTATTCAAAACCTGCAGTTATAA
- a CDS encoding DUF58 domain-containing protein — translation MKKLYINNLFFLLLGIIAVVYVFAFFFPFVMWIAHAGLLLLVLMTCIDTFILFREKNGVKSNRILPEKLSNGDENFTKIDLRNNYPFTIKVKVIDEIPFQFQLRNFEIHKDIKPYGNTLFEYPLLPKERGEYQFGNLNIYVRSPLGLVAKRYKTQDGQMVPSYPSFIHLRKYELMAMQNEFLLGGIKKIRKIGHTMEFEQIREYVTGDDIRSINWKATGKQNRLMINQYQEERAQRVYMLIDKGRTMKMPFNGLSLLDYSINASMALAHIILKKQDRAGVMTFSKKMENTVAAELKAGQIKKIAEALYNINTNFYESDFSRLYTDLRRKVTQRSLILLFTNFETLDALKRQLPYLRGIAKSHLLVIVFFKNAEVMKMMDHKNAQKTQDVYDQIIAEKFEYEKKLIRQELQKYGIYSVYTLPENLSIEVINKYLEIKARGIL, via the coding sequence ATGAAAAAATTATATATCAATAATCTTTTTTTTCTGCTGCTTGGTATTATAGCAGTAGTATATGTTTTTGCATTTTTCTTCCCATTTGTAATGTGGATAGCACATGCAGGATTATTGTTATTGGTGTTAATGACCTGTATTGATACTTTTATTTTATTCAGAGAGAAAAATGGAGTGAAAAGTAACAGAATTCTTCCTGAAAAATTATCGAATGGAGATGAAAACTTTACTAAAATTGACCTTCGGAACAACTATCCGTTTACTATAAAAGTAAAGGTTATCGATGAGATACCATTTCAGTTTCAGCTTCGTAATTTCGAGATTCATAAGGATATAAAACCTTATGGGAATACGCTGTTTGAATATCCGCTTCTGCCAAAAGAGAGGGGAGAATACCAGTTCGGAAATCTTAATATATACGTTCGTTCTCCATTAGGGCTTGTTGCAAAAAGGTATAAAACCCAGGATGGACAAATGGTACCAAGTTATCCATCATTTATTCACCTCAGAAAATATGAGCTCATGGCTATGCAGAATGAGTTTTTATTAGGGGGAATCAAAAAGATCCGTAAAATAGGGCATACTATGGAATTTGAACAAATCCGTGAGTATGTAACTGGTGACGATATCCGTAGTATTAACTGGAAAGCAACTGGAAAGCAAAATCGACTGATGATCAATCAGTATCAGGAGGAAAGAGCACAAAGGGTATATATGCTGATAGATAAAGGACGAACGATGAAAATGCCTTTTAATGGTTTGTCATTGCTGGATTATTCTATTAATGCATCTATGGCTTTGGCACATATTATCCTTAAAAAACAAGACCGTGCCGGTGTAATGACTTTCTCCAAAAAAATGGAGAATACAGTTGCTGCTGAATTAAAAGCGGGACAGATAAAGAAAATTGCTGAAGCATTGTATAATATTAATACAAACTTTTACGAATCTGATTTCAGCCGGCTTTATACAGATCTGAGAAGAAAAGTAACGCAACGAAGCTTGATACTTCTCTTTACCAACTTCGAAACACTGGATGCACTGAAACGTCAGCTTCCATACCTCAGAGGAATTGCTAAAAGCCATTTATTGGTCATTGTATTCTTTAAGAATGCTGAGGTAATGAAAATGATGGATCATAAAAATGCACAGAAGACACAGGACGTTTATGATCAGATTATAGCGGAAAAATTCGAGTATGAGAAAAAGCTGATTCGTCAAGAGCTTCAGAAATATGGTATTTATTCTGTCTATACACTTCCTGAAAATCTAAGTATAGAAGTTATCAACAAATATCTGGAAATTAAAGCCAGGGGAATACTCTAG
- a CDS encoding AAA family ATPase: MEENQYNPIPESTSTESQNPEFQSRIDMTALKNSLDRVKAEINKVIVGQDSMIEHLLVALLSNGHVLIEGVPGVAKTITAKLLAKTIAVDFSRIQFTPDLMPSDILGTAVFNAKTTEFEFKKGPIFSNFILIDEINRSPAKTQAALFEVMEERQITMDGRKYIMEEPFLVIATQNPIEQEGTYRLPEAQLDRFLFKVNVGYPTPEQEVQIIKNQHQLKVDDKTEQVQPVLTAEELKTYQTLIKDIIVEENLLEYIARIVVSTRENPFLYLGASPRASLALLTASKGFAAINGRDFVTPDDIKEAAVAVLRHRVIVTPEREMEGLGVEEVIKQILESIEIPR, from the coding sequence ATGGAAGAAAATCAATATAACCCAATACCTGAGAGTACTTCAACAGAATCACAAAATCCGGAATTTCAATCCAGAATTGATATGACTGCACTAAAGAATAGTCTGGATAGAGTAAAAGCGGAAATCAATAAAGTAATTGTTGGTCAGGATTCCATGATAGAACATTTGCTGGTTGCACTATTATCTAACGGACATGTACTGATTGAAGGAGTGCCGGGAGTTGCTAAAACTATTACGGCTAAATTATTGGCTAAAACAATTGCTGTAGATTTTAGTAGAATACAATTTACACCAGATCTTATGCCTTCTGATATTTTAGGAACGGCAGTATTCAATGCTAAAACAACAGAATTTGAATTTAAGAAAGGACCTATATTTTCCAATTTTATTTTAATTGATGAGATCAACCGTTCTCCTGCGAAAACTCAGGCGGCACTTTTCGAAGTAATGGAAGAAAGGCAGATTACTATGGACGGGCGGAAATATATAATGGAAGAACCTTTCTTAGTTATTGCCACTCAAAACCCAATAGAGCAGGAAGGTACTTACAGATTACCAGAGGCACAGTTAGATCGATTCTTATTCAAAGTAAATGTTGGATATCCAACACCAGAGCAGGAAGTTCAAATTATTAAGAATCAGCATCAGCTAAAAGTAGATGATAAAACCGAACAAGTTCAGCCTGTACTAACAGCTGAAGAATTAAAAACGTATCAGACGCTGATAAAAGATATCATTGTTGAAGAAAATCTTCTGGAATATATTGCCAGAATTGTCGTGAGCACAAGAGAGAACCCTTTCCTATATTTAGGTGCTTCACCTCGTGCTTCTTTAGCATTGCTAACGGCATCTAAAGGTTTTGCAGCGATTAATGGTCGTGATTTTGTAACCCCGGATGATATAAAAGAAGCTGCAGTAGCAGTACTGAGACATAGAGTAATTGTTACTCCGGAGCGTGAAATGGAGGGACTGGGTGTAGAAGAGGTAATTAAACAAATACTGGAATCCATAGAAATTCCGAGATAA